A single window of Oreochromis aureus strain Israel breed Guangdong linkage group 7, ZZ_aureus, whole genome shotgun sequence DNA harbors:
- the LOC116335839 gene encoding cocaine esterase-like isoform X1 — translation MRLLLFAFLSLFAQSCVVICPKTTMTCHARQTFCSLMSVLFLCVAADLNAPVVHTKLGSLKGEYVSVKGKETGVHAYLGVPFAKPPLGPSLRLAPPQPVEGWEGVRDATKQPPMCIQPERFALALLDKLGFLLADIPDISEDCLYLNIYTPAKRANDAKLPVMVWIHGGGLSVGSASTYDGSALAAYQDMVVVLIQYRLGLLGFLSTGDEHISGNFGLLDQIEALKWIQQHIHNFGGDPGLVTIFGESAGGVSVSLLLLSPLSEGLFHRAIAESGTAAMDLLVENDPLPKAQEVANASGCSLESTKTFADCMRSLDIDIIVDFTKDRRLRCPVNVDGHFLTKPVDELFRKHELLTVPFMTGVNNDEAGWMLKNLFISVPQNWAEGMDRDQVINAMAFFYPNPKDAFIKNLITDEYIGNGADHVKNRDGFSEVAADIIFNIPVIKTANAHREAGAPVYLYEYQHSLKMVQKRRPSFVGSDHTDEIFTVLGFCFTTTHVKLPYPCLEEEEELSRTMMSYWGNFARTGSPDGHNLVHWPKYGADEKYLAIGLKKQVTAQHLKKERFVFLTQTVPEKIQQHEENPERSEL, via the exons CACCTGTAGTCCACACAAAGCTTGGGAGCCTGAAAGGTGAGTATGTGAGTGTGAAAGGGAAGGAGACTGGCGTCCATGCCTACTTGGGTGTCCCATTTGCCAAACCACCCCTTGGCCCTTCCTTGAGACTGGCTCCACCTCAGCCTGTAGAAGGATGGGAAGGAGTAAGAGATGCCACTAAACAGCCACCAAT gtgCATACAGCCTGAACGGTTTGCTTTGGCTCTGCTTGATAAACTCGGTTTCTTGTTGGCTGATATCCCAGACATCTCTGAAGACTGTCTTTACCTCAACATTTACACTCCTGCAAAAAGAGCTAATGATGCCAAGCTCCCA GTCATGGTCTGGATCCATGGTGGAGGCCTGTCAGTGGGATCAGCTTCAACATATGATGGCTCTGCCCTGGCTGCTTACCAGGACATGGTTGTGGTTCTGATCCAGTATCGCTTGGGACTTCTGGGTTTTCTCAG CACTGGAGATGAGCACATTTCAGGGAACTTTGGTCTTCTGGATCAGATTGAAGCTCTCAAATGGATCCAGCAGCACATTCACAACTTTGGAGGAGACCCAGGATTAGTTACCATATTTGGGGAATCTGCTGGTGGAGTGAGCGTGTCCCTTCTG CTCCTGTCACCACTGTCTGAGGGGCTGTTTCACCGTGCCATTGCTGAGAGTGGCACAGCTGCTATGGATTTACTTGTGGAAAATGATCCTCTACCAAAGGCACAG GAGGTTGCAAATGCATCTGGCTGCAGCCTTGAAAGCACAAAGACATTTGCTGATTGCATGAGAAGCCTTGATATTGATATCATAGTGGATTTTACCAAG GACCGACGTTTAAGATGTCCTGTAAATGTTGATGGGCATTTCCTGACAAAACCTGTGGATGAGCTGTTTCGTAAACATGAACTCCTCACTGTACCATTCATGACCGGTGTCAATAATGATGAAGCGGGATGGATGCTAAAAAAT tTATTCATTAGTGTTCCACAAAACTGGGCAGAAGGAATGGATCGGGACCAAGTCATAAATGCAATGGCCTTCTTCTATCCCAAT CCTAAGGATGCATTCATCAAAAATTTGATAACTGATGAATATATTGGAAACGGTGCCGACCATGTGAAAAACCGAGATGGGTTCTCTGAGGTTGCTGCAGATATTATATTCAATATTCCAGTCATTAAAACTGCTAATGCTCACAGAG AGGCGGGTGCCCCTGTATACCTGTATGAGTACCAGCATTCCTTGAAAATGGTGCAGAAAAGAAGACCGAGCTTTGTTGGGAGTGACCATACAGATGAAATTTTTACAGTGCTGGGATTTTGCTTCACAACTACCCACGTTAAACTCCCTT ATCCATGCcttgaggaggaggaagagttgAGCAGAACCATGATGAGCTACTGGGGCAACTTTGCTCGCACAGG GTCTCCTGATGGGCACAACCTTGTCCACTGGCCAAAGTATGGAGCAGATGAAAAGTACCTGGCGATTGGTTTAAAAAAGCAGGTAACTGCTCAGCACCTGAAGAAGGAGCGGTTTGTCTTCCTGACTCAGACCGTGCCAGAGAAGATCCAACAGCATGAGGAAAATCCAGAACGCAGCGAGCTGTAG
- the LOC116335839 gene encoding cocaine esterase-like isoform X2 produces MRLLLFAFLSLFAQSCVVICPKTTMTCHARQTFCSLMSVLFLCVAADLNAPVVHTKLGSLKGEYVSVKGKETGVHAYLGVPFAKPPLGPSLRLAPPQPVEGWEGVRDATKQPPMCIQPERFALALLDKLGFLLADIPDISEDCLYLNIYTPAKRANDAKLPVMVWIHGGGLSVGSASTYDGSALAAYQDMVVVLIQYRLGLLGFLSTGDEHISGNFGLLDQIEALKWIQQHIHNFGGDPGLVTIFGESAGGVSVSLLLLSPLSEGLFHRAIAESGTAAMDLLVENDPLPKEVANASGCSLESTKTFADCMRSLDIDIIVDFTKDRRLRCPVNVDGHFLTKPVDELFRKHELLTVPFMTGVNNDEAGWMLKNLFISVPQNWAEGMDRDQVINAMAFFYPNPKDAFIKNLITDEYIGNGADHVKNRDGFSEVAADIIFNIPVIKTANAHREAGAPVYLYEYQHSLKMVQKRRPSFVGSDHTDEIFTVLGFCFTTTHVKLPYPCLEEEEELSRTMMSYWGNFARTGSPDGHNLVHWPKYGADEKYLAIGLKKQVTAQHLKKERFVFLTQTVPEKIQQHEENPERSEL; encoded by the exons CACCTGTAGTCCACACAAAGCTTGGGAGCCTGAAAGGTGAGTATGTGAGTGTGAAAGGGAAGGAGACTGGCGTCCATGCCTACTTGGGTGTCCCATTTGCCAAACCACCCCTTGGCCCTTCCTTGAGACTGGCTCCACCTCAGCCTGTAGAAGGATGGGAAGGAGTAAGAGATGCCACTAAACAGCCACCAAT gtgCATACAGCCTGAACGGTTTGCTTTGGCTCTGCTTGATAAACTCGGTTTCTTGTTGGCTGATATCCCAGACATCTCTGAAGACTGTCTTTACCTCAACATTTACACTCCTGCAAAAAGAGCTAATGATGCCAAGCTCCCA GTCATGGTCTGGATCCATGGTGGAGGCCTGTCAGTGGGATCAGCTTCAACATATGATGGCTCTGCCCTGGCTGCTTACCAGGACATGGTTGTGGTTCTGATCCAGTATCGCTTGGGACTTCTGGGTTTTCTCAG CACTGGAGATGAGCACATTTCAGGGAACTTTGGTCTTCTGGATCAGATTGAAGCTCTCAAATGGATCCAGCAGCACATTCACAACTTTGGAGGAGACCCAGGATTAGTTACCATATTTGGGGAATCTGCTGGTGGAGTGAGCGTGTCCCTTCTG CTCCTGTCACCACTGTCTGAGGGGCTGTTTCACCGTGCCATTGCTGAGAGTGGCACAGCTGCTATGGATTTACTTGTGGAAAATGATCCTCTACCAAAG GAGGTTGCAAATGCATCTGGCTGCAGCCTTGAAAGCACAAAGACATTTGCTGATTGCATGAGAAGCCTTGATATTGATATCATAGTGGATTTTACCAAG GACCGACGTTTAAGATGTCCTGTAAATGTTGATGGGCATTTCCTGACAAAACCTGTGGATGAGCTGTTTCGTAAACATGAACTCCTCACTGTACCATTCATGACCGGTGTCAATAATGATGAAGCGGGATGGATGCTAAAAAAT tTATTCATTAGTGTTCCACAAAACTGGGCAGAAGGAATGGATCGGGACCAAGTCATAAATGCAATGGCCTTCTTCTATCCCAAT CCTAAGGATGCATTCATCAAAAATTTGATAACTGATGAATATATTGGAAACGGTGCCGACCATGTGAAAAACCGAGATGGGTTCTCTGAGGTTGCTGCAGATATTATATTCAATATTCCAGTCATTAAAACTGCTAATGCTCACAGAG AGGCGGGTGCCCCTGTATACCTGTATGAGTACCAGCATTCCTTGAAAATGGTGCAGAAAAGAAGACCGAGCTTTGTTGGGAGTGACCATACAGATGAAATTTTTACAGTGCTGGGATTTTGCTTCACAACTACCCACGTTAAACTCCCTT ATCCATGCcttgaggaggaggaagagttgAGCAGAACCATGATGAGCTACTGGGGCAACTTTGCTCGCACAGG GTCTCCTGATGGGCACAACCTTGTCCACTGGCCAAAGTATGGAGCAGATGAAAAGTACCTGGCGATTGGTTTAAAAAAGCAGGTAACTGCTCAGCACCTGAAGAAGGAGCGGTTTGTCTTCCTGACTCAGACCGTGCCAGAGAAGATCCAACAGCATGAGGAAAATCCAGAACGCAGCGAGCTGTAG